GCCGGAGGGCTTCAACGCCCGTTCCTGGGACGACGTGCCCGAGGACGTGAAGCAGACCTTCGAGCGCCTGGGCATCCCCGAGGCTGAGCGGGCCGCGCTGGCCGGCGTGGGCGCGCAGTACGAGTCGGAAATGGTGTACCACAACCTCAAGGAGGAGTGGGAAAAGCTCGGCGTGGTGTTCCTCAGCATTGAGGACGGCCTGAAGCAGTACCCCGACCTCTTCCGCGAGTACTTCGCCACCGTCGTGCCGCCCGAGGACAACAAGTTCGCGGCGATCAACAGTGCCGTGTGGTCGGGTGGCTCCTTCGTGTACGTGCCGAAGGGCGTGAAGGTGGATATTCCGCTCCAGACCTACTTCCGCATCAACGCGGAGAGCAGCGGCCAGTTCGAGCGGACCCTCATCATCGTGGACGAGGGCGCGCAGGCCCACTACATCGAGGGCTGCACCGCCCCCACCTATGCCAGCGACTCCTTCCACTCGGGCGTGATCGAGATCATCGTCAAGGAAGGCGCGCGCTTCCGCTACTCCACCATCCAGAACTGGAGCCACAACGTCTACAACCTCGTCACGCAGCGGGCCGCCGTGTACGGCAACGGCGTGATGGAGTGGGTGGACGGCAACCTGGGCAGCAAGGTCACCATGAAGTACCCCGCCTGCTACCTGCTCGAAGAGGGCGCGCGCGGCGAGGTGCTGAGCATTGCGATGGCGGGCCGCGGCCAGCACCAGGACGCCGGGGCGAAGATCGTCCACTTCGCGCCCTACACCAGTGGCACCATCGTCTCCAAGTCCATCTCCAAGGACAGCGGGCGCAGCTCCTACCGCGGCCTGGTCAAGATCTACGAGGGCGCGCGCGGCAGCAAGACCAACGTCGAGTGTGATGCCCTGCTGCTGGACGAGGAAGCCCGCACCGACACCTACCCCTACATCGAGATCGAGGAAAAGGACGCTTCCGTGGGCCACGAGGCGACCGTGTCCAAGATCAACGACGAGCAGATCCTGTACCTCCAGTCGCGCGGCCTCAGCGAGGACGAGGCGGCGGGCCTGATCGTGCGCGGCTTTATCGAGCCGATTGCCAAGGAACTGCCACTGGAATATGCGGTGGAACTCAACCGCCTGATCGAGCTGGAGATGGAAGGCAGCGTCGGCTGAAGCTGGTCTGAGGGCCGCACTCCTGACCGGGTGCGGCTCTTGTCTCGTCGGGGGAAGCATGACCGCACCGCAGGAACTTCACGAAAAGATTGACCAGCTTTCGCCGGAAGGACTCAAGCGGCTTCAGGAGTTTCTGGAGCGGGAACGGCAGGAGCGGGTCGAACGGCACCTGGCAGCCCTGGATGCCTTTGCGGAAGGCTGGACTCCGGAGGAAGAAGCGGCCTTTGAGGCGGCGCTTAGCCAGCGTGTCAAGCTGCGCTCTACCGGAGATGAGCCGGGCTGATGCTGGTCCTGGATACTAACGTTCTCATTGCCTTTCAGAAGCGGAATGAACAGGTGCGTTCGGCATATGCGGCGGCTGTCAGCAGAGGCGAAACCATAGCTGTTCCCGCGCTGGTTCGCTATGAAGCACGCAAAGAATTACAAAATCCACGCTATCAGCGCCGTCTAAGCGGGCTTGACGCCCTGCTTGACCTGCATCCAACTCTGGATATGGACAGCGAAACGGCGGATATTGCAGCTTCCCTTTTTGAAACACTTCGGTCCAGCGGCACCTTGATCGAGGACGCCGACTTGCTGATTGCCGCGACCGCTATCCGCCACGGCGCGACCCTCATCACCCGCAACACCAGGCACTTTCAACGAATCCCCAGTCTATCCCTTACAGACTGGCAGCAGGAGGAACAATGACCCCATTCACCGACCAACTCGCCCAAACGGGCGGCCCCGACTGGCTGACGGCCAAGCGACGCGAATCGCTGGACCTGTTCAACACGCTGGAAGTCCCCTCCGAGAGTGTCGAGGCGTGGAAGTACACCCGCGTGGACGTGGACTTCAGCGAGCTGCGCCCCCACCCCAAGCGCGAGCGCGTGACCGACATCGCCGCGCTGCCGGAGAGTGTGCAGAAGCGCCTGACCAGCACTGACGTGGGCGCGTACCTCGTGCTGGACGGCCCGGATGTGGTGTACGCGACCGAGCTTCCCGCCGAGCTGCGTGAGAAGGGCGTTATCTTCACGGACCTCAAGACGGCGGTGGAGCAGCACGCCGACAAGGTGCAGCAGTACCTCTACTCCGTGGTCCCGGCGGAAGTGCCCGACGACACCACCATCGCCGCCCCAGGCACCACGCCCAGCAAGTCCCCCGACCCCAGCGAGGGCAAGTTCAGCGCCCTGGCGGCGGCCCTGTGGACGAACGGGGCCTTCGTGTACGTGCCGCGCGGCGTGGAAGTCGAGTTGCCCCTGGGCAGCTTCCGCGTGATGAGCGAGGCGGGCACCTACACCGCGACCCGTACGCTGGTCGTGGCCGAGGAGAACGCCCAGGTCACCTTCATCGACGAGCAGGACAGCGAAGACCTGCCCGGCACCTATGCCATCGGCGCGGTGGAACTGGTGGTCAAGGCCGGCGCGCGCCTGCGCTACGTGTCGATCCAGAACTGGGGCAAGGGCGTCACGCACATCCAGCGCCAGCGCGGCGATGTGGCCCGTGACGCGACCCTCAACAGCCTGGTGGTGACGATGGGCGGCACCCTCAGCCGCACCGAGATGCAGAGCTACCTGCGCGGCCAGGGCAGCGACTCGGAAATGCTCGCGCTGTACTTCGCCAACGAGGACCAGCACTTCGACCACTACACCCTCCAGCACCACGCCGCGCCGCACGCCCACAGCGACCTGCTGTACAAGGGCGTGAACGCCGACCAGTCCGTGGGCGTGTTCAGCGGCATGATCAAGGTGGACCTGGGCGCGCAGAAGACCGACGCCTACCAGAAGCACCGCACGCTGATGCTCTCCAGCGAGGCGCAGAACTACTCGGTGCCCCAGCTGGAGATCAACGCCAACGACGTGCGCTGCTCGCACGGCTCGACCACCGGCCCGGTCAACCAGGAAGCCCTCTTCTTCCTGCGTTCGCGCGGCATCCACAAGGAGCTGGCCGAGAAGATGCTGGTGACGGCCTTCCTGGAAGACGTCCTGACTCGCGTGCCACTGAAAAGCGTCGTGGCGTACATCGAGGGGATCATTGCGGAGAAGGTGGGGGCGGCGTAAGGGGAGCGGTCAGCTTTCAGCCGTCAGCGGTCAGTCCTGGGAAGGGCTGACCGCTTCTCCGCGTCGGGGCTTGGTGGTAAAACCCAGCATGAACAAGTCCCGTATGGAAGCCTTCTCGGACGGTGTCCTCGCCATCATCATCACAATCATGGTGCTGGAGCTGAGGACGCCGGAAGGCCATGAGTGGCGTGAGGTGGTCCGGCTCTGGCCCGTGCTGCTGAGCTACGTCATCAGCTTCTTGTACGTGGGGATCTACTGGAACAGCCACCACCACCTGATGCTGACGGTCCACCGCGTCAGCGGGGGCATCCTGTGGGCCAATCTGCACCTGCTGTTCTGGCTGTCCCTGTTTCCGTTCGTGACCGGCTGGGCGGGCGAGAGCCACTTCGCAGCCGTGCCGATGAGCTGTTACGGTTTCGTGGCGCTGATGTGCGCGGTGGCCTATACCATTCTGGTCCGCGCCATCATCCGCGCCGACGTGAGCAACCACCTGCTGGCCGATGCGACGGGCCGTGACTTGAAGGGCAACCTGTCCATCGCGGCGTACCTGGTTGCAATTGCCGCGCCCTTTTTCGGATATCCGGGCGTCATCGTGTCCGGGCTGCTGCTGACCGCCGTCGCCCTGATGTGGTTGATTCCCGACCGGCGTATCGAGCGGGTGCTGGCGCGGGAGGGCGGAGCTTCTAGCAAGCATTGACTAGGGTGGGGAAGGGGCTGAGCTGTGTGCTCTTGCGGAGAAGATGGGAGCGGCGTAAGGGAAGTTGAGAGCTTTCAGCGGTCAGCTTCGAGCAAGGGGCTGGCCACCTTGCTGCCTCAACAAATTACCTATTTCGCTGGCATACACATTTGATATATGTTGGGCAGATTTTACTCTGCTTAAAAACTCCCTCATAGCCAAGTTAAGTTCAGGAAATATATTTGCACTGTCAAATTCTTCTAAATTTTTCATCTCGACAAGTTTAATTGCTATACTACTGAGTCTATAGTGAGAATCAACCATCCTTTTAATTGCATCACTGCACTCCTTAGATATTCCCTCAAGATATACCAATGCTACAAAATCTTCCATCTCAATAAATCTACTATCATTTGGTAGGGCTGAAAAGAATTTAAGTTCTGGCAAAATAGGATAAGAGAAGTCGGTATAGAAGCTTAAAGCAGTCTCCATGCTTCTCTTGTCCTCCTCCATCTTTTCCCTCTCATGAATAGATAAGATTTGCATAAATTTTGCGTAGTTCTTTTCAAGGTTTCCAAGAAGCTCCACAGTTTCCAGCAATATTGGCTTCTGTTGAGAATAAAAGTATTTTACTCTTTTGATATACTCAATAGTCCTGAACTTAGACTGATGCTTAGAAACGTTCCATGCGATAATCGCACTAAGAAGAACACTCAACGCAGGTATAGCAAAGTTAACCCAAGAAGTTTGTGGCATACGAGAAAGACAGTTTATTCTGATTTGTGCTGAAGCCTGAGAAGCGGCTTACATCGGCTCCTCCTCCCACCCCGGCACTAGCGCAATTCGCGCCCGCGCCTCCGCCACGTCCGTCTCCTCCGGGCGGCACAGGTCCCATTCCCTCCCCCCGGCGTAGGCACCGACCACGAGCAGGTCGGCGCTGCTGCCGTCGTTCCGGTGGCCCGTTCCGGCAGGCAGGAGCAGCACGTCGCCCTCCCCCACCTGCACCTGCGGGCCGCCCTCGCCACCCAGGGTCAGACGGGCCTGGCCCCGCGCGACCACCAGTACCTCGTGGGCGGTGGAGTGGTAGTGGTGGAAGGGGTAAATCCCGTTGCGCCAGGCGTTGGTCCAGCTGCGCTCCGCCAGGTAGGCCTCTATCTGCGCGGGCATCTGTCCCCTCAAAGCCGCGCGGAAGAGGCGGGCGGGCTGGGGGTTGTTGGGAACGGAACCATTCTGGGGCAGGTGGAACAGTTCGGGGGACATGACCCAGGGTAGCGGCGGGGAGGGACCGCGCCCCTGGCAATGTGAAGATTCTGCGAAGGCAGGCCAGGCCACCGCAGCGCGGCGCAGCGGGGCCTTTGCCGGGACAGGGGGCACGGAGGCGGGCAGGCATCCTTCGATATTCCTTCGAGAAACGGTGGTTCCATGACCGTATGGATCAGGTGACCAGGCCAGTTTCAGAACAGGACAGCCCACCTGCCCCTGCGCCGAACAGCAAACGCCGCACCTTTCCCTGGGGCTGGCTGCTGGTGCCGCTGCTGCTGGGCGGGGTGGGCTACGTGGGCTACCGGCTGGGGCAGGACGACGCGAGCAGCTCGGCCACGGCTGGAGGTGGCTTCGGCGGCAGCGGCTTCGGCGGAGGGGCGACGCCAGGCGGTGCAGGACAGGGGAGCAGCGGGCAGGGAGGCAGTACCCGCACCGGGGGCCAGAGTGCCGCCGGGCAGAGTGCGGGCGGCCAGGGCGCGGGCGGGCAGACGGCCCGTGCAGGCGCGGGGTCGGCGGCCGGCAGCCGGACCGGGGCCGCTGGCAGTGCCGCCGGAGCAGGAACGCGCAGCGGACGCGGCAGTGCGGGAGGGCAGGGACAGACGGGCGGCGGAAGCGGGGTCACCACCCCGGTCCAGGCCGCGGCGGTTCAGCAGGGTATCCTCCGCACCGAGCGCCGCCTGACCGGCACGGTGGCGGCGGCGCAGGAAACCACCGTCTCGGCGCGCACGTCGGGCACGGTGAGCCGCATCGCCGCCGACGTGGGGGGCAGCGTCAGCGCAGGGCAGACCGTTCTGGCGCTCAGCAACAATGACCTGAACACCAGCGTGGAGAGTGCGCGCAACGCGCTGGAAACGGCCCAGGTGCAGCTTCGCAGCCAGACGAACAGCGTGCAGAGCCAGCGCGCGCAGCTTCAGCAGCAGGTCAGCGCGGCGCAGACCACGCTGGCGAACGCGCAGCAGAGCCTCGCGGCCCTGGAGAAGCTCGCGACCATCGGCGCGGCGTCGCGGACGGAACTCAACAACCAGAACGCCCAGGTGCAGGCGGCCCGCACCACCCTGACCACCGCACAGGCGAACCTCGCCCAGAACACCCGCGCCCAGACGGAGGGCCTGGCGGAGGCCCGCCTCGCCGTGCAGCGCGCGCAGATTGCGCTGAACCAGGCGCAGGCGGCGGCGGATGCGGTCCGCGTGACCGCGCCCTTTGCCGGGCAGGTCACCGGCCTGAATGTCAGCGAGGGGCAGTACCTCGCGGCGAACAGTCCCGCCTTTACCCTGGTCAGCAGCCAGCGGCAGGTGGCCGTGAACGTGCCCGCCACTGAGGCCGGTGCCCTGCCGGTCGGCGCGGCGCTGACGTTCGTGGTGGGGCAGCAGAAGTATCCCCTCAAGGTGGCGCAGAATGCGGCGGCCCCCACAGGCGGCAGCGTGCCCATCATCGCGCGCTTCACCGAGGCCAGCCCCCCGGCGCTGGGCACGGTCGGGTCGGTGGTGTATTCCGCGAAGGTGGCGTCGGGCGTGCTGGTGCCCAGTACGGCGCTTCAGGCGGACAATGACCAGACCTACCTCTTTACCATCGAGAACGGAAAGGCGCAGCAGCACGAGGTGAACGTGCTAGGGCAGGCGGGCACGCAGTCGGCGGTGAGCGGCATCGACGCGGGCAGCGAAGTGATCACCCAGCCGCCGACCGGGTTGCTGGACGGGGCGAGCGTGACCACTTCCAGCGGCAGCCGGCAGCGGGGCAGCGCGGTCGGCCCCGGCGCGGGCGGCCCGCCTCCCGGAGGAACGCCGTGATTCGCCAGGTCGGTCAGAAGGTGTTCAGCGGCGTGAACCCGGTCGTGGGGTTCTCGGTCGCGCGCTACGTGCTCGCCATCGGCATTTTCGTGGGCGTGGTGGTGTTCGGGTTCGTGTCCATGCGCTCGCTGGGGGTGGACCTGCTGCCCAGCACGAACATCCCGGTGGTCAACATCAGCACCTCCTACCCCGGGGCCAGCCCCGCCTCGGTGGACGAGGAGGTCACGCAGGTGATCGAGAGCGCGGTCGCGCAGGTGCCTGACGTGACCAGCATCAGTTCCACCAGCAACACCGGCAGCAGCCGCGTGACGCTGCAACTGGAGGACGGCACCGACCAGAACGCCGCCGCGAACCAGGTGGCCTCGCTGGTGTCGGGCGCGACGCGGCAACTGCCGGAGGGCGCGGGGAACCCGAGCGTCCGCACCTTCAACCCCAATGCCCAGGCGATTCTGGAGTTCGGCGTCTCGGGCGGCACCGCGAGCCAGGCCGACGTGTACGACTACGTCGAGAACCAACTGGTCCCCACCCTCCAGCGCGTGGAGGGCGTGGCGGACGTGGAACTCAGCGGCGGCTCGCAGCGGCGCACCCAGGTCCTGCTCGACCCCAACCGCCTCAGCGCCTACGGCCTGACGCCGCAGAGCGTGGCAAACGCCATCAGCGGCAGCAACGTGCGTTCCTCCATCGGCACGGTCACGCGGGACGGCAACAGCCTGAACTACACCACCAACGCCCGGCTCACCAGCCTGGACGACATTGCGAACGTGATTCTCGACGCCGACCGCGGCGTGCGGGTCGCGGACGTGGCGAACGTGAAGGACAGCAGCACCGCGACCGGTGTGACGCGCGTCAACGGCCTGCCGGTGGTGCTCGTCAGCATCCAGCAGACCTCGGGCAGCAACGCGGTCGCGGTCGTGGACGGCGTGAAGGCGCTGATCTCGCAGACCCGGCTGCCCACAGGCTACCAAGTCACCTACAGCAACGACACGACCGGGCCGATTCGCGCCAGCATCGAGTCCACCACCCACGAGCTATGGGTCACGGCGCTGGTGGTCGCGGTGGTCACGCTGCTGTTCCTGGGGCGGCTGAACATGGCCCTCACCGTGATTGCGGCCATCCCGATCTCGCTGGCCGCCGCACCGATCCTGTACCAGCTGATGGGCTTTACCTTCAATCAGGTGTCGCTGCTGGCGCTGATCGTCGCCATCGGTATCGTGGTGGACGACTCCATCGTGGTGGCCGAGAACGTGGAGCGCTACCGCGCGCTGGGCTTCGACCGGATTCAGTCCGTGCTGCGCGGTGCGTCCGAGGTGTTCAGCGCAGTCGCCGCCGCCTCGCTGTCGCTGCTCGCGGTGCTGATTCCGGTCAGCTTCATGGGTGGCATTGTGGGCGAGTACGTCCGGCAGTTTGCGCTGGGGCTGGCCGCCGCCGTGCTGCTCTCGTGGCTGGAGGCGCTGCTGTTCCTGACGGTCCGCATGGCCTACACGCCCGACGCCGCGCCGCTGGGCTGGCGGGACGTGCCCCGCACGGTGGGCCGCCTGCCACAGGCCATGCGCTGGGGCCTGACCTCGGTGCGGACGTGGTGGTTCTGGGTGCTGGCCGCCGGCCTCCTGGCCGCGCTGTGGACGCGCAACGAAAACCGCCTGCTGCTGCTGACTGCCCTGCTGCTCCCGCTGGCGCTGGGCGTGCTCCGGTATCTCTGGGGCGTGCTGCTCGCCGTGCTGGAGGCCCTCACCCTGACGCTGCATGGCCTGACCGACCGGCTGCTGGTGGGGGTGCGGGAGGCCTACGTCCGCAGCCTCGACAGCGCCCTGCATGCCAGCGCCGGGGTGCTGCTGATCGCCGCCGCGTTCCTGGTGGCGACCGTGCTGCTGGTGGTGCCGCGCATGAACTTCACCTTCACGCCCGCCACCGACTCCGGCACGCTGCGGGCTGGGTTGCGCCTGCCCAGCGGCCTGTCCCTGAACACGCGCAACGAACTCGTCAGCCGGATGGAGGGCTATTTCCTGGGGCGACCCGAGGTGCAGAGTGTCCAGACCAGCGTGACCGGGAACGGCACCAACCTCAACATCACCCTGAAGCCCAAGACGGAGCGGGAGGACACCGCTACCCTGACGGGCACCTACCAGCAGGCGCTGCGCGGCATGTTCAGCGACGTTCCCGACGTGCGCGCTAATGTCTTCAGCGGCGGCGGCTTCCGGGGCCAGGGCAACAGCCAGAGCCTCACGCTGGTCGCCAGCAACTACGACCTGCTCAAGCAGCGTGCGGCGACGGCCGTAAACGTGCTGGAGCAGAACCCGAACGTGCTGAGCGCCAGCAGTAGCCTGGACAACACCACCCTGGAAAACCAGTTCGTGCCCAATCCCGGCCTGCTGGCCCAGGCGGGCCTGACGGCGGGCACGGTCGCGCAGGCACTGGGCACCTACGGCAGCGGCTCCAGCGGCGGCAACGTCGAGATCGGCGGCGTCACCTCTCCCATCAGCGTCGAACTCGATCCGCAGTACCTGCGGGACGATCAGTCACTGCTGTCGCTGCCGATCTACAGCCCCAGCCTGCAAAGCAGCGTGACGGTCGGCCAGCTCGGCAGCATCGTCCAGGCGAGTACCCCCACCAGCGTGCAGCGCACCAACCGGCTGTACAGCCTCGACCTGTCCATCGAACCCGACCCCGCCAGCCAGCTCACCGGCACGCAGCTTCAGGAGCAGCTCACAGCGGCCCTGACCCGCGCGGGCGTGATCGACAATCTCGTGACGGTGGGCCGGGCCGACCGCAACAGCGCCTTTGCGCTGGGCAACCGCGTGGGGTCGCTGGGCCTCCAGGCCTTTGCCCTCTCGCTGCTGCTGGTGTACCTGGTGATGGGCGCGCAGTTCAACTCCTTCCGCTATCCGCTCTACCTGCTGCTGCCGGTGCCCTTTGCGGTCGCCGGGGCCTACTGGATGATGTTCCTGGCGGGCAGCACGCTCGACATCTTCGGCGTCCTGGGCTTCCTGCTCCTGATTGGCCTCTCGGCCAAGAACGCGATCATCTACCTCGAATTCGTGGTCGATCAGATGCAGGAGCGGCCCCTGCGCGAAGCCCTGCTGGAGGCCAGCCGCCTGCGCTTCCGCCCCATCGTCATGACCACCCTGACCGTGCTGGTGATCAGTCTGCCGCTGCTGCTCAACCGGGGCAGCGGCAGCGAGTTCGGCAAGAGCCTGTCCATCGTCATCGTGGGCGGCATCAGCGTCTCGGCCCTGATGACCTTTTACGTCGTGCCCGCCGCCTTCTACCTGTTCGAGCGGGGCCGCGCCGCCCGCCAGGCCAGGCGGGAAACCGTGGTCAGCGTGCCCGCCAGCCCTCCGGTCGGCACGCCTGCGCCGGGGGCGTAGGACCGGGCGTAACAGCAGGAAGGGCGTTCCCCATCACCGGGGGACGCCCTTCCTCGCTGCCTATCAGCCAAAAGCAAGGACCGGGACCCCACTCTGGGAATCCCGGCCCCACTCTCTGAACAGGCTCAGCCCTGGTTGGCTTCCTGGCTGGCCTCTTCGGTCTCGCGCTGGGCCTCGCTGCCTTCGCTGTCGGCCTTGACTTCCTCGATGCTCGCGCCACCTTCCAGCACGGCCTCGGCGGCTTCCTCGGAGATCTCGCCGCTGGCGACCATGCCCGCGACCTGCGCGGCCTGCGTCTCGGCTTCCAGTTCCTCGGCGGTGAGGCGGGGCGGCAGCACGCTCAGCACGACCAGGTCCGCGTCGGCGGCGAGCTTCACGCCCTCGGGGAGCTTGATCTGCCCGGCGGTCACGTGGTCACCTATGCCCAGACGGGTCACGTCCACGGTGATTTCCTGGGGGATGCGGCGCGGACCGGGGGCGATCACCTGGAGGTTGTGGATGACTACGTCCACCAGACCGCCCATAACCTCACCCTGGCTCTTGCCGGTGGTGTGGACGGGCACGCTGACCTCGATGGGTTCACCGTAGGTCACCATGTAGAAGTCGGCGTGGATGGCCTCGCGGCGGCGCTTGTCCATCTGCACGGTCTTGACCAGCGCGGGGAAAGTCTCGCCACCCTCGATCGTGATGTCGAAGAGGCCGGTCGTGCCCTGCTGGCGGAAGGCGCGGTCAAAGGCCTTGCGCTCGATGGCAAAGGAGACGTTCTGCTCCTTGTTGTAGGCGACGGCGGCGATCAGGCCGGGGGCCAGCTTTTCCTGGCTCTTGCGGGGGGTTGCTCTCAGTTCCATGTGCGTGTTTCCTCCGGGGGGCACTTTGGCCGCCTCACTCGCGCCGCGGTCCGCACGGCTCTGCGGGGCGGGGGCGGGGGCCAAGCAACCCTGGCAGTGTAGCAAAACTTCTGCGGGGTGTGGGTTCCGGCCCCGGCATTCCCTCTGCTAGAATCTGGCCTGTTGCCGCGCGGCCACCTCCCTGCCCCCCCAGGCGGGCGCGACGTGCCCCGGCCGAACAAGGAGAAAAGACATGATCAGCGTGACTGAACTGCGCAACGGCACGAAGGTGGAGATGGACGGCGGTCTGTGGGAGTGCCTGGAGTACTCGCACCTCAAGATGGGACGCGGCGGCGCGAAGGTGGTCACCAAGTTCCGCAACATGGAAACCGGCTCCATCGTGGACCGGACCTTCAACAGCGGCGAAAAGCTCCAGGACATCTACGTGGAGGGCAAGAAGATGCAGTACCTCTACAAGGACGGGGCGGACTACGTCTTCATGGACCTGGACACCTATGACCAGGTGCATCTGCCGCCCGCGCTGGTGGGCGACGCCGCCAAGTTCATGAAGGAGAACACCGACGTGGAAGTGGCGATGTACGGCGACAAGGCGCTGAACATCACCCTGCCCAACCAGGTGATCCTCAAGATCACGCAGACCGACCCCGGCGTGCGCGGCGACACCGTTTCCGGCGGCACCAAGCCCGCCACGCTGGAAACGGGCGCGGTCGTGCAGGTGCCCCTCTTTGTCGAGCAGGGCACCGACGTGAAGGTCGACACCCGCACCGGCCAGTACCTCAGCCGCGCCTAAGCGTATGCTTCCCGCCGGACGCCGCTCCCATGCAAACGGGGCGGCGTCCGCTTTTGCGGTTAGACTCGGTCCAGCCTAACGGGCGTTCGGCTCCGGGTAACAGCCCGGCCCGCGCCGCCCGCGTCATGATGGAAAGCAAGAGTTCAGCTCAGACAGGAGGGGCCATGAACCCAGACGATCTCAAGAAAATCCTCGACGCCCTGAGCCATGCCGATGTGCGCGAGTTCAGCCTGACGACCGGCAGCTTTGCCCTGGACCTCAAGCGCGGGCCGGTGGCCCTGAGCGGCCCCGCTGCGGCCCCCGCCGCGCCCAGTGCGCCCGCCGCTGCCGCGCCCATGCCTGCGCCCAGCTTCCAGCCGCCAGCCGCCAGCACGCCGGCCCTGGCGTCCCCTACCGCGCCCGCGGCCGAGACGCCCGCTGCGCCCGCTTCCTCTCCCGAGGCCGCACCTGCTGCCCCGGCCAAAAGCGCCAGCACAGGCACGCCCGTCAAGGCTCCTATCGTGGGCACCTTCTACTCCGCGAGCAGCCCGGACGCGCCTGCCTACGTGAAGGTGGGCGACACGGTCAGCACCGGGCAGGTGCTGTGCATCATCGAGGCAATGAAGCTGATGAACGAGATCGAGGCCGAGGTCAGTGGCACGGTCCGCGAGATTCTGGTGAAGAACGCGGAGCCGGTGGAATACGGGCAGACGCTGTTCATCATCGAGTGAGCTGCCAGCTATCAGCGGTCAGCGGTCAGCAGCGAGAGCTGAAGCGTCCGCGACAGGCTGTTAGCTGAAGGCTGAAAGCTGAGGGCTGAAAGCTGTGTTTAAGAAAATCCTGATCGCCAACCGCGGCGAGATTGCCCTGCGCGTGATTCGCACTGCGCGCGAGATGGGCGTGAAGACGGTGGTGGTGTACTCGACGGCCGATGAAAAGAGTCTGCCGGTGCTGCTGGCCGACGAGTCGGTGTGCGTGGGGCCGCCCGCCTCCAACGCGAGTTACCTGAACATCCCCAACATCCTCTCGGCGGCGCTGATGACGGGCGCGGAGGCCATTCACCCCGGTTACGGCTTCATGGCCGAGAACCCCGATTTCGCGGAGATGTGCCGCGAGCACGGCATCGTCTTTATCGGGCCGACGCCGGAATCCATGCGGGCGCTGGGGTCCAAGGCGGGCGGGCGCGAGATCGCCGCGGCCAGCAACGTGCCCACCGTGCCCGGCACCGGCGTGCTGGAGGACGTGGACGCGGCGCTGCTGGCAGCCAAGCAGATCGGCTACCCGGTGCTGCTCAAGGCGTCGGCGGGCGGCGGCGGGCGCGGGCAGAAGGTGATCCGCACGCAGGACGAACTCGCCAAGGGCTTCGCGCAGGCGCAGGAGGAGGCGCGGCTGTACTTCGGGGACCCGGCCATCATCATGGAGAAGTTCCTGGAGGAGTTCCGGCACGTCGAGGTGCAGGTGATGGGCGACGGCCTGGGCCACGTGATCCACATCGGGGAGCGCGACTGCTCGATCCAGCGCCGCAACCAGAAGCTGATCGAGGAGGCCCCCTCCACCCTGCCCGAATCGCTGCGGCAGGAGATTCTGGACGCCGGGGTGCGCCTCGCGCAGCATGTGAACTACGC
The window above is part of the Deinococcus carri genome. Proteins encoded here:
- the accC gene encoding acetyl-CoA carboxylase biotin carboxylase subunit, which encodes MFKKILIANRGEIALRVIRTAREMGVKTVVVYSTADEKSLPVLLADESVCVGPPASNASYLNIPNILSAALMTGAEAIHPGYGFMAENPDFAEMCREHGIVFIGPTPESMRALGSKAGGREIAAASNVPTVPGTGVLEDVDAALLAAKQIGYPVLLKASAGGGGRGQKVIRTQDELAKGFAQAQEEARLYFGDPAIIMEKFLEEFRHVEVQVMGDGLGHVIHIGERDCSIQRRNQKLIEEAPSTLPESLRQEILDAGVRLAQHVNYAGAGTLEFIVDRDGNYYFMEMNTRIQVEHCVSEMISGLDFVRLQLQIAAGEGLALQQEDIELHGHAIECRINAEDPDKDFRPAAGKIDDVHFAGGPGVRVDSHAYSGYVIPPNYDSLIGKLIVHHDTRGEAISRMKRALEETVIQGPKTTIPLYIKIMDNPFYKRGAVLTNFLKTRMEM
- the accB gene encoding acetyl-CoA carboxylase biotin carboxyl carrier protein, which translates into the protein MNPDDLKKILDALSHADVREFSLTTGSFALDLKRGPVALSGPAAAPAAPSAPAAAAPMPAPSFQPPAASTPALASPTAPAAETPAAPASSPEAAPAAPAKSASTGTPVKAPIVGTFYSASSPDAPAYVKVGDTVSTGQVLCIIEAMKLMNEIEAEVSGTVREILVKNAEPVEYGQTLFIIE
- the efp gene encoding elongation factor P; protein product: MISVTELRNGTKVEMDGGLWECLEYSHLKMGRGGAKVVTKFRNMETGSIVDRTFNSGEKLQDIYVEGKKMQYLYKDGADYVFMDLDTYDQVHLPPALVGDAAKFMKENTDVEVAMYGDKALNITLPNQVILKITQTDPGVRGDTVSGGTKPATLETGAVVQVPLFVEQGTDVKVDTRTGQYLSRA
- a CDS encoding 50S ribosomal protein L25/general stress protein Ctc, whose amino-acid sequence is MELRATPRKSQEKLAPGLIAAVAYNKEQNVSFAIERKAFDRAFRQQGTTGLFDITIEGGETFPALVKTVQMDKRRREAIHADFYMVTYGEPIEVSVPVHTTGKSQGEVMGGLVDVVIHNLQVIAPGPRRIPQEITVDVTRLGIGDHVTAGQIKLPEGVKLAADADLVVLSVLPPRLTAEELEAETQAAQVAGMVASGEISEEAAEAVLEGGASIEEVKADSEGSEAQRETEEASQEANQG
- a CDS encoding efflux RND transporter permease subunit, whose product is MIRQVGQKVFSGVNPVVGFSVARYVLAIGIFVGVVVFGFVSMRSLGVDLLPSTNIPVVNISTSYPGASPASVDEEVTQVIESAVAQVPDVTSISSTSNTGSSRVTLQLEDGTDQNAAANQVASLVSGATRQLPEGAGNPSVRTFNPNAQAILEFGVSGGTASQADVYDYVENQLVPTLQRVEGVADVELSGGSQRRTQVLLDPNRLSAYGLTPQSVANAISGSNVRSSIGTVTRDGNSLNYTTNARLTSLDDIANVILDADRGVRVADVANVKDSSTATGVTRVNGLPVVLVSIQQTSGSNAVAVVDGVKALISQTRLPTGYQVTYSNDTTGPIRASIESTTHELWVTALVVAVVTLLFLGRLNMALTVIAAIPISLAAAPILYQLMGFTFNQVSLLALIVAIGIVVDDSIVVAENVERYRALGFDRIQSVLRGASEVFSAVAAASLSLLAVLIPVSFMGGIVGEYVRQFALGLAAAVLLSWLEALLFLTVRMAYTPDAAPLGWRDVPRTVGRLPQAMRWGLTSVRTWWFWVLAAGLLAALWTRNENRLLLLTALLLPLALGVLRYLWGVLLAVLEALTLTLHGLTDRLLVGVREAYVRSLDSALHASAGVLLIAAAFLVATVLLVVPRMNFTFTPATDSGTLRAGLRLPSGLSLNTRNELVSRMEGYFLGRPEVQSVQTSVTGNGTNLNITLKPKTEREDTATLTGTYQQALRGMFSDVPDVRANVFSGGGFRGQGNSQSLTLVASNYDLLKQRAATAVNVLEQNPNVLSASSSLDNTTLENQFVPNPGLLAQAGLTAGTVAQALGTYGSGSSGGNVEIGGVTSPISVELDPQYLRDDQSLLSLPIYSPSLQSSVTVGQLGSIVQASTPTSVQRTNRLYSLDLSIEPDPASQLTGTQLQEQLTAALTRAGVIDNLVTVGRADRNSAFALGNRVGSLGLQAFALSLLLVYLVMGAQFNSFRYPLYLLLPVPFAVAGAYWMMFLAGSTLDIFGVLGFLLLIGLSAKNAIIYLEFVVDQMQERPLREALLEASRLRFRPIVMTTLTVLVISLPLLLNRGSGSEFGKSLSIVIVGGISVSALMTFYVVPAAFYLFERGRAARQARRETVVSVPASPPVGTPAPGA